The proteins below are encoded in one region of Micromonospora yangpuensis:
- the orn gene encoding oligoribonuclease — MPVADLLVWIDCEMTGLDLGRDKLIEVAALVTDPDLNVLGDGVDVVVHADEEALAGMPEVVRTMHAKSGLTEEVRRSTVSLAEAEEMVLDYVSRHVKDPRTAPLCGNSIATDRGFITRDMPRLDAHLHYRMIDVSSIKELCRRWYPRVYFGQPQKGLAHRALADIRESIRELEYYRRTIFVPLPGPDIDTAKSIAASL, encoded by the coding sequence TTGCCCGTGGCTGACCTCCTCGTCTGGATCGACTGTGAGATGACCGGGCTCGACCTCGGCAGGGACAAGCTGATCGAGGTCGCCGCACTGGTCACGGACCCCGACCTGAACGTGCTCGGTGACGGCGTCGACGTGGTGGTGCACGCCGACGAGGAGGCCCTGGCCGGCATGCCGGAGGTCGTCCGGACGATGCACGCCAAGTCCGGGCTCACCGAGGAGGTCCGGCGCTCGACGGTCAGCCTCGCCGAGGCCGAGGAGATGGTCCTCGACTACGTCTCCCGGCACGTCAAGGACCCGCGTACCGCGCCGCTCTGCGGCAACTCGATCGCCACCGACCGGGGCTTCATCACCCGGGACATGCCCCGCCTCGACGCGCACCTGCACTACCGCATGATCGACGTCTCCTCGATCAAGGAACTGTGCCGGCGCTGGTACCCCCGGGTGTACTTCGGCCAGCCGCAGAAGGGCCTCGCCCACCGGGCGCTCGCCGACATCCGGGAGAGCATCCGCGAGCTGGAGTACTACCGCCGGACGATCTTCGTCCCGCTGCCCGGACCGGACATCGACACCGCCAAGTCGATCGCCGCCTCGTTGTAG
- a CDS encoding glycosyltransferase 87 family protein, whose protein sequence is MPAEPAAPSAADEEDARSRRVRRIVAVLALAAVVPALYLPGRVHDFFDLKIYLRAMRWWASGQPLYDYVQPDRVQGELYFTYPPFAALLLRPFTLIPLGATELVFTVLTVVGVVVTTRWLVLPLVDRHGLPRVFTVVVAVLLVLAVESTRETITFGQINMLLVVLILADLLFAVPRGSRWAGVGVGLATALKLFPGIFIVYLLATRRWRAAAVASATAAGATLLAAAVAPGDSWRFWTHELWSTERVGRTDYTGNQSLFGLLSRLTAPERPSQLGWLLLVALVAGYGLWRAARAAGAGDHLAGLTLTGLVAALISPITWTHHIYWFVPAVVVLVDAALRAGPGTGRRRLWFALAGGVSLVIVYGVVTFQDWGVSPVRTDDPVDFVVRNTYVLLCLLLLVALPTRTVEKSHQMDRSAN, encoded by the coding sequence GTGCCAGCCGAACCCGCCGCGCCGTCCGCCGCCGACGAGGAGGACGCCCGCAGTCGTCGGGTCCGTCGGATCGTCGCGGTGCTCGCCCTGGCCGCCGTGGTGCCCGCGCTGTACCTGCCGGGCCGGGTGCACGACTTCTTCGACCTGAAGATCTACCTGCGGGCGATGCGGTGGTGGGCCTCCGGCCAACCGTTGTACGACTACGTCCAGCCGGACCGGGTGCAGGGTGAGTTGTACTTCACGTACCCGCCCTTCGCCGCCCTGCTGCTGCGTCCGTTCACGCTGATCCCGCTGGGGGCGACGGAGCTGGTCTTCACGGTGCTGACCGTGGTCGGGGTGGTGGTGACGACCCGGTGGCTGGTGCTGCCGTTGGTCGACCGGCACGGGCTGCCCCGGGTGTTCACCGTGGTGGTGGCGGTGCTGCTGGTGCTGGCCGTGGAGAGCACCCGCGAGACGATCACCTTCGGTCAGATCAACATGCTGCTGGTCGTGCTGATCCTGGCCGACCTGCTCTTCGCCGTACCCCGGGGGTCGCGGTGGGCCGGGGTCGGCGTCGGGCTGGCGACGGCGCTCAAGCTCTTCCCGGGCATCTTCATCGTGTACCTGCTGGCCACCCGGCGGTGGCGGGCGGCGGCGGTGGCCAGTGCGACGGCGGCCGGGGCGACCCTGCTGGCGGCGGCGGTCGCGCCGGGTGACTCGTGGCGGTTCTGGACGCACGAGCTGTGGTCTACCGAGCGGGTCGGGCGCACCGACTACACAGGTAACCAGTCGCTGTTCGGGTTGTTGAGCCGGCTGACCGCGCCGGAGCGTCCGAGTCAGCTCGGCTGGCTGCTGCTGGTCGCCCTGGTCGCCGGGTACGGGCTGTGGCGGGCGGCGCGGGCGGCCGGCGCGGGCGACCACCTGGCCGGGCTGACCCTGACCGGGCTGGTCGCCGCCCTGATCAGCCCGATCACCTGGACCCACCACATCTACTGGTTCGTGCCGGCGGTGGTGGTGCTGGTGGACGCGGCGTTGCGCGCCGGGCCGGGCACGGGCCGCCGGCGGCTGTGGTTCGCGCTGGCCGGCGGGGTGTCGCTGGTGATCGTCTACGGGGTGGTGACGTTCCAGGACTGGGGGGTGTCGCCGGTACGGACCGACGATCCGGTCGACTTCGTGGTCCGCAACACCTACGTGCTGCTCTGTCTCCTGCTACTGGTGGCGCTACCCACCCGGACAGTCGAAAAATCGCACCAAATGGACAGAAGTGCCAACTGA
- a CDS encoding L,D-transpeptidase, producing MGMFARTGARVGVLVLTASVALAGCGSDGGKQAEFVQGPTPAPSSSVGGVSGGPVDPASVVDLTVSPADKAKDRPVSTEISGKLPEGGKLTEVSLTTAGGDQVKGSLRTDGSSWVPAAPLKYGAKYTATVVGTGPGGERHEGTSSFTTMAKPSSMITSGLYLFDDKSYGVAMPVVAEFHPGIPKKDRAAVQKRMFVKTDPPQPGAWHWVSNGTQAYYRAPEYWKPETTIEVRIALAGIPLSNGRYGNVDRKATAKIGRSFEMKVDNASKKMTVYENGQVVKTMPVSLGKKSTPSSSGTMVVMEKQAATVFDTTDDPNPENRYVTDIEFAQRITWGGEYIHAAPWSVQHQGQRNVSHGCVNVSTENAKWLFERTRVGDPITIAGTERKLAAGNGWTAWNLDWAEFKKGSALPVPEEGAGPAV from the coding sequence ATGGGCATGTTCGCGCGGACCGGGGCGAGGGTGGGCGTCCTCGTGTTGACGGCGTCGGTGGCACTGGCCGGGTGCGGCAGCGACGGTGGAAAGCAGGCGGAGTTCGTCCAGGGGCCGACGCCGGCACCCAGCAGCTCGGTGGGTGGGGTCTCCGGCGGTCCGGTCGACCCGGCAAGCGTGGTGGACCTGACGGTCAGCCCCGCCGACAAGGCGAAGGACCGGCCGGTCAGCACCGAGATCAGCGGCAAGCTGCCGGAGGGCGGGAAGCTGACCGAGGTCAGCCTGACCACCGCCGGCGGCGACCAGGTGAAGGGTTCACTGCGTACCGACGGTTCGTCGTGGGTGCCGGCCGCGCCGCTGAAGTACGGCGCCAAGTACACCGCCACGGTCGTCGGGACCGGGCCGGGTGGTGAGCGGCACGAGGGGACCAGCAGTTTCACCACGATGGCCAAGCCCTCGTCGATGATCACCAGCGGGTTGTACCTCTTCGACGACAAGTCGTACGGGGTGGCAATGCCGGTGGTCGCCGAGTTCCACCCGGGGATCCCGAAGAAGGACCGGGCGGCGGTGCAGAAGCGGATGTTCGTCAAGACCGATCCGCCGCAGCCGGGGGCCTGGCACTGGGTCTCCAACGGCACCCAGGCGTACTACCGGGCGCCGGAGTACTGGAAGCCGGAGACCACGATCGAGGTCAGGATCGCGCTGGCCGGCATCCCGCTGAGCAACGGCCGGTACGGCAACGTCGACCGGAAGGCCACCGCGAAGATCGGGCGGTCCTTCGAGATGAAGGTGGACAACGCCAGCAAGAAGATGACCGTGTACGAGAACGGTCAGGTGGTCAAGACGATGCCGGTGAGCCTGGGGAAGAAGAGCACCCCCTCGTCCAGCGGCACGATGGTGGTGATGGAGAAGCAGGCGGCCACGGTCTTCGACACCACCGACGACCCGAACCCGGAGAACCGGTACGTCACCGACATCGAATTCGCCCAGCGGATCACCTGGGGTGGCGAGTACATCCACGCCGCCCCGTGGTCGGTGCAGCACCAGGGGCAGCGCAACGTCTCGCACGGCTGCGTGAACGTCTCCACCGAGAACGCCAAGTGGCTCTTCGAGCGGACCCGGGTCGGTGACCCGATCACCATCGCCGGGACCGAGCGCAAGCTGGCCGCCGGCAACGGCTGGACCGCCTGGAACCTGGACTGGGCGGAGTTCAAGAAGGGCAGCGCGCTGCCGGTACCGGAGGAGGGTGCCGGTCCGGCGGTGTGA
- a CDS encoding NUDIX hydrolase, which translates to MRQIVRRSVRAVLLDEDDRLVLIKRIKPGQAPYWTTPGGGLESTDVSLEAALRRELHEELGAEADRFAQVFLFTASAGEGVSVQHFFACRLRQLNEDARTGEEFADPSRGGYQLDRVAIDKLAAVDLKPDALKEFIISNEEALLSV; encoded by the coding sequence GTGCGTCAGATCGTACGTAGGTCGGTGCGGGCCGTTCTTCTGGATGAGGACGACCGTCTCGTGCTGATCAAGCGGATCAAGCCCGGCCAGGCGCCGTACTGGACAACGCCGGGCGGCGGCCTGGAGTCGACGGATGTCTCCCTGGAGGCCGCGCTTCGCCGCGAGTTGCACGAGGAGCTCGGTGCCGAGGCGGACCGGTTCGCCCAGGTGTTCCTGTTCACCGCCTCCGCTGGTGAGGGCGTTTCTGTCCAGCACTTCTTCGCCTGTCGGCTACGTCAGCTGAACGAGGACGCCCGGACCGGGGAGGAGTTCGCTGATCCGTCGCGTGGCGGCTACCAGCTCGACAGGGTGGCGATCGACAAGCTGGCTGCGGTGGATCTCAAGCCGGATGCGCTGAAGGAGTTCATCATCTCCAACGAGGAGGCTCTGCTTTCGGTGTAG
- a CDS encoding YcnI family protein, translating into MIRFRRTATGAGLTLGAAVAVLFGFTGPAAAHVTVNPQEATQGGYGRFAFRVPNESDSASTSKVEVTMPENAPVGSVVTMPVPGWTVAVERRTVDPPVQVHGSELTEVVSKLTWTAAAGGGVKPGEFQEFPVTMGPLPEVDTMVFKSLQTYSNGDVSRWIEEPVPGGEEPQDPAPVLTLTAANAAPSAAPAAQNSDDDDDDDDRAEGVGLATGLGGVGLLAGLGGLVLGGLAFARTRRETSPATATVPAAGAAPAGGTPAPSAETPKD; encoded by the coding sequence ATGATCCGTTTTCGGCGCACCGCCACCGGCGCCGGGCTCACGCTCGGTGCCGCCGTCGCCGTACTGTTCGGCTTCACCGGACCGGCCGCGGCGCACGTCACGGTCAACCCGCAGGAGGCCACCCAGGGCGGGTACGGCCGGTTCGCGTTCCGGGTACCGAACGAGAGCGACTCCGCCTCCACCAGCAAGGTGGAGGTGACCATGCCGGAGAACGCGCCGGTCGGCTCGGTGGTGACGATGCCGGTGCCGGGCTGGACGGTGGCGGTCGAGCGCCGCACGGTCGACCCGCCGGTCCAGGTGCACGGCAGCGAGCTCACCGAGGTGGTGTCCAAGCTGACCTGGACGGCCGCTGCCGGTGGTGGGGTCAAGCCGGGCGAGTTCCAGGAGTTCCCGGTCACGATGGGGCCGCTGCCCGAGGTCGACACGATGGTCTTCAAGTCGCTGCAGACCTACTCCAACGGTGACGTCTCACGCTGGATCGAGGAGCCGGTCCCCGGCGGCGAGGAGCCGCAGGACCCGGCGCCGGTGCTGACCCTGACCGCCGCGAACGCCGCCCCGTCGGCCGCCCCCGCCGCTCAGAACAGCGACGACGACGATGACGACGACGACCGCGCCGAGGGCGTGGGGCTGGCGACCGGGCTGGGCGGCGTCGGGCTCCTCGCCGGGCTGGGCGGACTGGTGCTCGGCGGGCTGGCGTTCGCGCGTACCCGCCGGGAGACCAGCCCCGCGACGGCGACCGTTCCGGCGGCCGGTGCCGCGCCTGCCGGGGGCACCCCCGCGCCTTCGGCGGAGACCCCGAAGGACTGA
- a CDS encoding glycosyltransferase family 9 protein has translation MRTDHALTDTDSPTCWRGGPTLVRRNRAPLGRLLPYRRAAGELPPPKAALDAVHESGWQLDLGARGLGDVLLGLALAQALHEATRDRYPQPAYVGPRADLLARCALPLTVTSANGQHSIGTESPTPRTFEAVPEIPPTRLDIVDANVLQVHATLPMRYYLDIEQTLGVRLPADSDPCPRFRATEPTPTPYHVLFVSTTSRPERKDYGIENFAAIARCLTAHRPDAPWRFGLIAAPDRAAPPSVAQIEVFHGPTAVDCVDLFATAELVVGNDTGLTHLAALTERPDGTGPTVVGLYGRHAHTKWITGSTRHHAVATPFSQLMSIADACPVRDGYDDTVWSTASDLRAVPAELIARFAGRCVGWWDS, from the coding sequence GTGCGTACTGACCACGCTCTGACCGACACCGACAGCCCGACCTGTTGGCGGGGCGGACCGACGCTCGTCCGGCGCAATCGGGCCCCGCTTGGCCGACTCCTGCCGTACCGGCGGGCCGCGGGAGAGCTGCCACCACCGAAGGCCGCCCTCGACGCGGTGCACGAAAGCGGCTGGCAGCTCGACCTCGGCGCACGAGGGCTCGGCGACGTACTGCTGGGTCTCGCCCTGGCGCAGGCTCTCCACGAGGCCACCCGCGACCGGTACCCGCAGCCGGCATACGTCGGACCCCGCGCGGATCTCCTCGCCCGATGCGCCCTGCCACTCACCGTCACCTCCGCGAACGGCCAACACTCGATCGGCACCGAAAGCCCGACACCGCGCACCTTCGAAGCCGTTCCCGAGATCCCGCCGACGAGGCTCGACATCGTCGACGCCAACGTCCTCCAGGTGCACGCCACGCTGCCGATGCGCTACTACCTCGACATCGAGCAGACCCTCGGGGTACGGCTGCCTGCTGACAGCGACCCGTGCCCGCGGTTCCGCGCCACGGAGCCCACACCTACGCCCTACCACGTCCTCTTCGTGTCCACCACCAGCCGGCCAGAGCGCAAGGACTACGGCATCGAGAACTTCGCGGCAATCGCGCGCTGCCTCACTGCTCACCGGCCTGACGCGCCCTGGCGGTTCGGCCTGATCGCCGCGCCGGACCGAGCGGCACCACCGTCCGTCGCGCAGATCGAGGTCTTCCACGGTCCGACGGCCGTGGACTGCGTCGATCTGTTCGCTACCGCCGAACTGGTCGTCGGCAACGACACCGGCCTGACCCACCTCGCCGCCCTCACCGAAAGACCGGACGGCACCGGGCCTACCGTCGTCGGCCTGTACGGGCGGCACGCACACACCAAGTGGATTACCGGCTCAACCCGTCACCACGCGGTGGCGACGCCGTTCTCACAGCTCATGTCCATCGCCGACGCGTGCCCCGTCCGGGACGGCTACGACGACACCGTCTGGTCCACCGCCAGCGACCTGCGAGCCGTACCGGCCGAACTGATCGCGCGTTTCGCCGGCCGGTGCGTTGGCTGGTGGGACTCGTGA
- a CDS encoding SDR family NAD(P)-dependent oxidoreductase yields the protein MNRDVAIVTGAGGGIGAAIAARLAADFDLVLAHRHDDDDLGAVVEAAHQRGALTSTVIGDLTRSTTQSLFQSTVDAHADQLVAVVTNAGAYPRIPWHELDLDTFRSQLELNLVTHAACIRAVTPALIANGRGRIVAVSSILTQLGRIDLAGYIAAKNGLEGLVRALARELGPNNITVNTVRPGSIEVPAEHTVVDDHAAMVQRQLDRQCIKRRGQPADVASVVAFLLSPTAGFITGQALNVDGGWHLS from the coding sequence ATGAATCGTGATGTGGCGATCGTGACCGGGGCCGGCGGCGGCATCGGAGCCGCGATCGCCGCCCGTCTCGCCGCCGACTTCGACCTGGTCCTGGCCCACCGCCACGACGATGACGACCTCGGGGCGGTCGTCGAGGCGGCCCACCAGCGCGGCGCACTCACCAGCACCGTCATCGGCGACCTGACACGGTCCACGACACAGTCGCTGTTCCAATCCACGGTCGACGCCCACGCCGACCAACTGGTTGCCGTGGTCACCAACGCTGGCGCATACCCCCGAATCCCCTGGCACGAACTGGACCTGGACACGTTCCGCAGTCAACTCGAACTCAACCTGGTCACCCACGCCGCGTGCATCCGCGCCGTCACGCCCGCCCTGATCGCGAACGGCCGCGGCCGCATCGTGGCCGTCTCCTCGATCCTGACCCAACTCGGCCGCATCGACCTGGCCGGCTACATCGCGGCCAAGAACGGGCTCGAAGGCCTCGTCCGGGCCCTGGCCCGTGAACTCGGCCCGAACAACATCACCGTCAACACGGTGCGCCCGGGTTCGATCGAGGTCCCCGCCGAACACACCGTCGTCGACGACCACGCCGCCATGGTGCAACGCCAACTCGACCGGCAGTGCATCAAGCGCCGTGGCCAGCCTGCCGATGTGGCCTCCGTCGTCGCCTTCCTGCTCTCCCCCACAGCGGGATTCATCACCGGACAGGCGCTCAACGTCGACGGCGGCTGGCACCTGTCGTGA
- a CDS encoding L,D-transpeptidase codes for MRLSQDQSIRYAGTRRGGRRRVFAAGALAAILALTGACTSGGGTDNGGGSGNAGAPEASENPPKASATISEPKADAKDVPAATAISFSTEQATETTVELTDAAGKAVEGKLDAEGTTWLPAGALEYGQTYTATVTATGDDGRPATATSTFTTMAKPDKQVRVTSFLGDDQVVGVGMPLIVKFGRDIPEDYRDDVQRRMTVRSEPAQEGVWHWVSPTEVRYRPKEFWQPGSTVSYRVQAGGLPMGDGWYGRADLTVDIKVGPKLLMTVDNKAKKMTVTRDGEVIKTIPVSLGKKSTPSSSGTMVVMEKLRKTVFDTFDELGPEDGYRTKIDYAQRLTWGGEFIHAAPWSEGQQGSVNVSHGCVNVSMANGAWLFKNTKVGDPITVKGTERKLQNGNGWTDWNLSWDEYVKGSALPQE; via the coding sequence ATGCGACTCAGCCAGGACCAGTCGATCCGGTACGCCGGCACCCGACGCGGTGGGCGACGCCGCGTGTTCGCGGCGGGCGCGCTCGCCGCGATACTCGCGCTGACCGGGGCCTGCACCAGCGGCGGCGGCACCGACAACGGCGGCGGCAGCGGCAACGCCGGTGCGCCGGAGGCCAGCGAGAACCCGCCGAAGGCGTCGGCCACGATCAGCGAGCCGAAGGCCGACGCGAAGGACGTACCGGCGGCGACCGCGATCAGCTTCAGCACCGAGCAGGCCACCGAGACCACCGTCGAGCTGACCGACGCCGCCGGCAAGGCCGTCGAGGGCAAGCTCGACGCCGAGGGTACGACCTGGCTGCCGGCCGGTGCGCTGGAGTACGGCCAGACGTACACCGCGACGGTGACCGCTACCGGTGACGACGGTCGGCCGGCGACGGCGACCAGCACCTTCACCACCATGGCCAAGCCGGACAAGCAGGTCCGGGTGACGAGTTTCCTCGGTGACGACCAGGTGGTCGGTGTGGGCATGCCGCTGATCGTGAAGTTCGGCCGGGACATTCCCGAGGACTACCGCGACGACGTGCAGCGGCGGATGACGGTCCGCTCCGAGCCGGCGCAGGAGGGCGTCTGGCACTGGGTGAGCCCGACCGAGGTGCGGTACCGCCCGAAGGAGTTCTGGCAGCCGGGCAGCACGGTGTCGTACCGGGTGCAGGCCGGCGGCCTGCCGATGGGCGACGGCTGGTACGGCCGGGCGGACCTCACCGTGGACATCAAGGTCGGCCCGAAGTTGCTGATGACCGTGGACAACAAGGCCAAGAAGATGACGGTGACCCGCGACGGCGAGGTGATCAAGACCATCCCGGTCAGCCTGGGCAAGAAGAGCACCCCGTCGTCCAGCGGCACGATGGTGGTGATGGAGAAGCTGCGCAAGACGGTCTTCGACACCTTCGACGAGCTGGGCCCCGAGGACGGGTACCGCACGAAGATCGACTATGCCCAGCGGTTGACCTGGGGTGGCGAGTTCATCCACGCCGCCCCCTGGTCGGAGGGGCAGCAGGGCAGCGTCAACGTCTCGCACGGCTGCGTGAACGTGTCGATGGCCAACGGGGCCTGGCTGTTCAAGAACACCAAGGTCGGTGACCCGATCACGGTCAAGGGCACCGAGCGCAAGCTGCAGAACGGCAACGGCTGGACCGACTGGAACCTGAGCTGGGACGAGTACGTCAAGGGCAGCGCCCTCCCCCAGGAGTAA
- a CDS encoding copper resistance CopC/CopD family protein — translation MTAVDRRRLPAPTRRHRAPRLTAARRWAARFSAGLGLLVVLVALLVAPAGPASAHAVLVSSSPAASAVVPTAPVEVVLTFSEPVRKVTDKIRVIAPDGSRADRGEPRFEGGVVTVPVAQDAGQGTYLLSYRVISADSHPVSGAFTYSVGAPSTPPSDAGADSRADPVVDTAVKVSRYLGYTGLLLLVGAALVLAALWPARLSRVGPARLAWTGLGLLAFATVGAILLQVPYTAGGGLFDVSGEGLSSVLASPFGTTHLVRLGLLAAAAFLLRPLLAGQAGRTDVIIVAVLGAATLFTWPLSGHSAASPAPAVSVTVDAVHLGSMAVWLGGLVMLAVFLLRRADERELGAILPIWSRWAALAVAALLLAGTVQALIEVGTVEALLTTTYGQLVIAKVVLFTLVIAVAAYSRQLVRRQIAAQQPTRVRRAIVAELVVTAVVLGVTAVLVQTPPARTAATDGVGAEQGYFNTTLTSSIYSLQVELFPARRGSNTVHLYAYTPDNQPLPVEEWRLTAALPSAGIEPIQFPLLPLTDNHATSEVNLPAAGDWQFSFTLRTTEIDQATVTAAVTVK, via the coding sequence ATGACTGCTGTCGATCGTCGCCGGCTGCCGGCCCCCACCCGTCGCCACCGGGCCCCCCGGCTGACCGCCGCCCGCCGCTGGGCCGCCCGGTTCTCCGCCGGGCTGGGCCTGCTGGTCGTCCTCGTCGCGCTGCTGGTCGCCCCGGCCGGCCCGGCCAGCGCCCACGCGGTGCTGGTCAGCAGCAGCCCGGCGGCCTCCGCCGTGGTCCCGACCGCTCCCGTCGAGGTGGTGCTCACCTTCAGCGAGCCGGTCCGCAAGGTCACCGACAAGATCAGGGTGATCGCGCCGGACGGCTCCCGGGCCGACCGGGGCGAGCCCCGCTTCGAGGGCGGCGTGGTGACCGTTCCGGTTGCCCAGGACGCCGGGCAGGGCACCTACCTGCTCAGCTACCGGGTGATCTCGGCCGACAGCCACCCGGTCTCCGGAGCGTTCACCTACTCCGTCGGGGCACCGTCCACGCCACCGTCCGACGCCGGGGCGGACAGCCGGGCCGACCCGGTGGTGGACACCGCCGTGAAGGTCTCCCGCTACCTCGGGTACACCGGCCTGCTGCTGCTGGTGGGTGCCGCCCTGGTGCTCGCCGCGCTCTGGCCGGCCCGGCTGTCCCGGGTCGGTCCCGCCCGGCTGGCCTGGACCGGGTTGGGGCTGCTGGCCTTCGCCACGGTGGGTGCGATCCTGCTGCAGGTGCCGTACACCGCTGGCGGCGGCCTGTTCGACGTCTCCGGTGAGGGGCTGAGCAGCGTCCTGGCCAGCCCGTTCGGCACCACCCACCTGGTCCGGCTCGGGCTGCTCGCGGCGGCGGCGTTCCTGCTCCGGCCGCTGCTGGCCGGTCAGGCCGGCCGCACCGACGTGATCATCGTGGCGGTGCTGGGCGCGGCCACGCTGTTCACCTGGCCGCTCTCCGGCCACTCGGCGGCCTCGCCCGCGCCGGCCGTCTCGGTCACCGTCGACGCGGTGCACCTGGGCAGCATGGCGGTCTGGCTGGGCGGCCTGGTGATGCTCGCCGTCTTCCTGCTGCGCCGCGCCGACGAGCGGGAACTCGGCGCGATCCTGCCCATCTGGTCCCGGTGGGCGGCGCTGGCGGTGGCGGCCCTGCTGCTCGCCGGCACGGTGCAGGCGCTGATCGAGGTGGGCACCGTCGAGGCCCTGCTGACCACCACCTACGGGCAACTGGTGATCGCCAAGGTGGTGCTCTTCACACTGGTGATCGCGGTGGCCGCGTACTCCCGGCAGTTGGTCCGGCGGCAGATCGCCGCCCAGCAGCCGACCCGGGTGCGCCGGGCGATCGTCGCCGAACTGGTGGTGACCGCCGTGGTGCTGGGCGTCACCGCGGTGCTGGTGCAGACCCCGCCGGCGCGCACGGCGGCGACCGACGGCGTCGGCGCCGAGCAGGGCTACTTCAACACCACGCTGACCAGCTCGATCTACTCGTTGCAGGTCGAGCTCTTCCCGGCCCGGCGGGGCAGCAACACCGTGCACCTGTACGCCTACACCCCGGACAACCAGCCGCTGCCGGTCGAGGAGTGGCGGTTGACCGCCGCGCTGCCGTCGGCCGGGATCGAGCCGATCCAGTTCCCGTTGCTGCCGTTGACCGACAACCACGCCACCAGTGAGGTCAACCTCCCCGCCGCCGGGGACTGGCAGTTCAGCTTCACCCTGCGTACCACCGAGATCGACCAGGCCACGGTGACCGCCGCCGTGACAGTCAAGTAG
- a CDS encoding histidine phosphatase family protein has product MRHGTCLDGLCRPRAHARPGTPLTTRGIAEVVSTARWLLDRNAKPNMILTSTLLRATMTAGILAEILDVPIAPPDPLYAEWRAPDCVLGLSPDDYPSEYQAWRSERLRDPDSALHGGESLTALRQRVWEAVSRTHQAAQRGVVLIVSHRVFIGAVAANLNGARSPQDTFQAARDFRLGPAMVWSACPTPKAEPPRWR; this is encoded by the coding sequence ATGCGGCACGGCACCTGCCTCGACGGCCTCTGCCGCCCCCGCGCCCACGCCCGTCCCGGCACGCCGCTGACGACGCGTGGGATCGCCGAGGTCGTCAGCACAGCCCGCTGGCTGCTCGACCGGAACGCCAAGCCGAACATGATCCTCACCAGCACTCTTCTGCGGGCGACGATGACTGCCGGCATTCTGGCCGAGATCCTTGATGTGCCGATCGCGCCGCCAGATCCGCTCTACGCGGAGTGGCGCGCACCCGACTGCGTCCTCGGCCTGAGCCCCGACGACTACCCGAGCGAGTACCAAGCGTGGCGCAGCGAACGCCTTCGTGATCCGGATTCAGCTCTCCATGGTGGGGAGAGCCTCACCGCGCTACGACAACGCGTGTGGGAAGCCGTATCGCGCACCCACCAGGCCGCCCAGCGGGGCGTGGTCCTCATCGTGTCGCACCGCGTCTTCATCGGTGCCGTAGCCGCAAACCTGAACGGTGCCCGCAGCCCGCAAGACACTTTCCAGGCAGCCCGGGACTTCAGACTCGGACCGGCGATGGTCTGGTCAGCCTGCCCTACACCGAAAGCAGAGCCTCCTCGTTGGAGATGA
- a CDS encoding sigma-70 family RNA polymerase sigma factor, with amino-acid sequence MIPAPREPAAGAADDLGAPASPDDREAATRWALAARDGDPTAQATFIRLTQAEVWRFTAALVHPDSADDLTQETYLRALRALPSFAGRSSARTWLLGIARRTCADHLRTVVRRRRLDDRLLAHAHTDDPHPDPAGLLGAADLLSRLPAQRRGAFVLTQVLGLSYAEAATVEGVPVGTIRSRVARARNELVEAVGDALAG; translated from the coding sequence GTGATCCCCGCGCCGCGTGAACCCGCCGCCGGAGCAGCCGACGACCTCGGCGCTCCGGCCTCGCCTGACGACCGGGAGGCGGCCACCCGGTGGGCGCTGGCCGCCCGCGACGGTGACCCCACCGCCCAGGCCACCTTCATCCGGCTCACCCAGGCCGAGGTGTGGCGGTTCACCGCCGCCCTGGTGCACCCGGACAGCGCCGACGACCTGACCCAGGAGACCTACCTGCGGGCGCTGCGGGCGCTGCCGTCGTTCGCCGGGCGGTCCAGCGCGCGGACCTGGCTGCTCGGGATCGCCCGCCGTACCTGCGCCGACCACCTGCGCACCGTGGTCCGGCGGCGGCGGCTCGACGACCGGCTCCTCGCGCACGCGCACACCGACGACCCGCATCCCGACCCGGCCGGGCTGCTCGGCGCGGCCGACCTGCTGAGCCGGTTGCCGGCGCAGCGGCGCGGGGCGTTCGTGCTCACCCAGGTGCTCGGCCTGTCGTACGCCGAGGCGGCCACGGTGGAGGGGGTGCCGGTGGGCACGATCCGCTCCCGGGTGGCCCGCGCCCGCAACGAGCTGGTCGAGGCCGTCGGTGACGCGCTCGCCGGCTGA